ATCAAGCTCATCCTCGTCTATCCGATGACGGTCGGACGCAATTTCGACGAGGTGCTGCGGGTGATCGACTCGCTGCAGCTCGGCGCCAGGCACAAGGTCGCCACGCCGGCGAACTGGAAGCCCGGCGACGACGTGATCATCGCGGGCTCGGTGAACGACGAGGATGCGAAGAAAGCCTATCCGGGCGGCTGGAAGGCGCCCAAGCCCTATCTGCGGATCGTGCCCCAGCCGGATTAGGCGCGGGATGCTTCGAAGGTCATGGTTTTTCGCCCTGCCAATGCCCGCGAAAGCGGGCATCCAGGCCGCTCGCCTGTCCTCGCCAGGCGCGACAGAGCGCGAATCGCTGGCGCGACAACTAAGCCCTTCTTTCAACTGACAATTTGTCGGACTTGTACAAAGCACCCGCAACATGCGTGCTGCAGTGCAGCCTTCCACCCCGCATCACAGCAAAATCAGCCGCATCGGCGGAAATTTTTTCTATACATATAGCTTTGATATCATTGGGAAAATTCCGGGGCATTAATTTTATCCGAACGATTTATTGCATCTGCGAACAAATTGTCCTTGAAATTACGGCGGCTGATACTAATTTTCTGAACGTTGAACCTTGAAGGAATTATTCACATGAACAAGTCCCGCTTCATCACCCTTTCCTTCCTTCTGGCGATCTCCGGCTTCGGCACGGCCTATGCGCAGGCTCCGGCCCTCGCGGCCGGCAGCTACAAGCTCGCGGTCGGCTCCAGGGCCGCTTGCGATCTGACCATCACCGCCGAGGGCGCGGTCACCCAGGGCGCCGATTGCGCCAACGGCGTCACGCTCACCAAATGGGCCCCGACCTCCACCGGCTACCAGCTGATCTCCGCCTCGGGCGAGACCTATGCGCTGCTCAAGCCGCATGGCGAGCAGCTCGAGGGCTCGACGGTCGCCGACCAGCACAAGGTCGTGCTCAGCCACTAAGGCCTGGGCATCTCCTCCTCTCGACGTAAGAAAAGGGCCGCGTTCCGACGCGACCCTTTTTCTTTGTCATCTGCTTTTGCCGCGCCGATGGCGTAAGCTGCCTCCATGGCGATCCCCGGTCACGACGCGCACGAGCACGGCATCTGGACACATGACCATGTGTTCCTCGGCGCCGGCCATGCGCGCGCGGAAAGCCGGGCGCGCCTCGCGACCCTGGTCACCGCGGTCTTCATGGTGGTGGAGATCGTCGCCGGTCTCGGCTTCGGCTCCATGGCGCTGCTCGCGGACGGTTTCCACATGGCGACGCATGTCGGCGCGCTGGGGCTCGCGGCCGGCGCCTACTGGTTGGCGCGGCGCCACGCCAAGGATACGCGGTTCACCTTCGGCTCGGGCAAGTTCGGCGATCTCGCCGCCTTCACCAGCGCCATCGTCCTCGGCCTGATCGCCGTCGCCGTGGCCGTCGAGTCGATGCAGCGCCTGCTGGCGCCGGTGGCGGTGAACTATCGCGACGCCCTCGCCATCGCCACGCTGGGCCTCGTCGTGAACATCGTCAGCGCCTTCATCCTCAAGGATTCGCATCGCCACGATCACGGCCATGCGCATGATGGTCACGATCACCAGCATGCGGCGCACGGCCATGCCGATCACAATATGCGCGCCGCCTATGTGCATGTGCTGGCCGATGCCGCCACCTCCGTGCTCGCCATCGCCGCGCTGGCGGCGGGGCTGTTCTTCGGCATCGCCTATCTCGATCCGCTGGTCGGCGTGATCGGCGCCGGCGTCATCGCCTCCTGGGCCTATGGATTGATCCGCGACAGCGCCCTGGTCCTGCTCGACGCCGAGGACAATCCGCGCCTCGCGGGCGACATTCGCGGCTATCTGGAACGCGCCGCCGGCACCCGGGTGTGCGACCTCCATCTGTGGCGCCTGGGGCCGGGCCATCGCGGCCTGATCGTCTCGCTGGTCAGTCCCGCGATCACCGACGCCGAAGCGGTCAAGGCGGGCCTGCGGCAGCATTTCCCCGACCTCAGCCATGTCACGGTGGAAGTTGCGATCTGCGCCGATTGCGGCACGCCGTGACGCGCTGCGCCGGCGCCTGCCGCATCGCGCCGCTTTAAGTCGGCGGCCTCACGCATTACCTTTGCGTCATGGCCAAAGAGATCAAGCTCACCGACAAGGATATCGCCCGTATCGCCCGGGCGCTGGCGGAACCGCGCCGCTATCAGCTCTTGCGGGAGATCGGCGCCTCGAAGACGCCCATGCAATGCAGCGTGCTGCGCGACTGCCATCAGATCACGGCCGCGACGCTGTCTCACCATCTCAAGGAACTGGAGATCGCCGGCCTGGTCGAGAGCACGCGCGACGGCAAGTTCATGAACCTCACCCTGCGCCGCGACGTGCTGGACGCCTATCTGAGCCATCTGGGAAAGATCTGAGTGCCCGACCCTCCCCGAAGGGGAGGATTGAAACGCGCGCCACCCCTTGAACCCGACAGTTAGACAATTATCTAACTATCGAAGCATCAACCCAAGGGCAGTTTCATGAGCAAGTTGAAGGGCAGGATCGCCGTCGTGACCGGCGCCTCCAAGGGCATCGGCGCCGCCATCGCCAGGAGCCTGGCAGCCGAAGGCGCCGCCGTCGTGGTGAACTACGCGTCCAGCCGCGAAGGCGCCGACAAGGTGGTCGCCGAGATCCTCGCCAAGGGCGGCAAGGCGGCGGCGGTCCAGGGCGACGTGGCCAAATCCGCCGACGTGAAACGCCTCTTCGCCGAGACGCGCAAGACGTTCGGCGCCCCCGACATCCTCGTCAACAATGCGGGCGTGTTCAGCTTCTTCCCGCTTGAAGACGTCAGCGAGGAGGAATTCCACCGCCAATTCAACATCAACGTGCTGGGCACGCTGCTCGCCACCCAGGAAGCAGTGAAGCATTTCAACGGCAATGGCGGCAGCATCATCAATATCGGTTCGGTCGTGAGCCAGAGCCCGCCGCCCGGCAGCATCGTCTATTCGGCGACCAAGGGCGCCGTCGACACCCTGACCCGCGCGCTCGCGCTGGAACTTGCGCCGCGCAAGATCCGCGTCAACGTCATCGCGCCCGGCGGCGTCGAGACCGAAGGCTCCATTGCCGTCGGCATGGTCGGCAGCGATTTCGAAAAGCGCATCGTCGCCGGCACGCCGCTCGGCCGCCTCGGCCAGCCGGACGACATCGCGCGCGTCGCGGTGTTCCTCGCCTCCGAGGACTCCCAGTGGCTGACCGGCGAGCGCATCTCGGCCTCCGGCGGGTTCCACTAAGCATCCGAGCAGTGCCCGGCGCGTGACCCCCTCCCGCGCCGGGCCTGAGCGACCTCCCGCTGCAGCGACCCCCTCCCTTGCAGCGGGAGGATCGCCTACAGTCGGGCGGCATGCCCGATACCATCGTCGAACTTTCCCACGTCACCAAACGGTTCGGCGACTTCACTGCGGTGGACGACCTGAGCTTCGCGCTCGGCCGCGGCTCCATCCTTGGGTTCTTGGGACCCAATGGCGCGGGCAAGACCACCACGCTGCGCATGATGCTGGGCATCATGCCGCCCGACACGGGCGAGATCCGGGTGCTGGGCCGCAGTATCGGCGCAGTGCGCGACCGCATCGGCTATCTGCCGGAAGAGCGCGGCCTCTACCGCCGGATGCGGGCCGACGCCGCCATTGCCTATATCGCGACGCTGAAGGGCCTGAACCGCACCGATGCGCTGGCCCGCGCCCGCACGCTGCTCGACGGTTTCGGCCTGGGCGCCTTCGCACGGGTGCGCATCGAGGGCCTGTCCAAAGGCATGGCGCAGAAGGTGCAGATTCTCGCCGCCATCGCGCATGATCCCGAATTCGTGATCCTCGACGAGCCCTTTTCCGGGCTCGATCCGGTGAACCAGAGCGAGCTCGAGACCTTCATCCGCGACCTGGCGGGGCAGGGCAAGACGATCCTGTTCTCGACCCACACGATGCAGCATGCCGAGCGGCTGTGCGACCGCATCATCGTCCTGGCCAAGGGGCGCAAGCGCTTCGAAGGCTCGCTGGACGCGGCGCGCAACCTGCTGCCGCGCCGCGCCCGCCTGGCCGCCGATGCGGATCTGGGCTTCGTCGCGAGCCTGCCCGGCGTCGCGCACGCCTCGCCGCCGGCGCCGGGCCAGCCCTGGTGGATCGTCGATCTCAAGGAAGGCGAGGCCGGGCGCGGCCTGCTCGCCGCCTGTTTCGAGCGCGGCGTGCCGCTCACCCATTTCGACGTCGCGCCGCCCGGCCTGCACGACGTGTTCGTTTCGCTGGTCGGCGGACAGGCGGACGCGGCATGAGACACGCCTTCCTCATCGCGCGGCAGGAATTCATCAAATACGTGACGCGGCGCGGTTTCCTGCTGTCGATCCTGATGTTCCCGCTGTGGATCATGATCGTGATCTTCATCCCGAAATGGACCGGCGGCAGCGGCCCGAAGGAAGAGCCGGTCGCGCATCACTATTTCACCGTCGTCGACCGCACCGGCGGGGCGGCGCGCGATGCGATCCTGGCACCGCTGACGCGTGGCGGGCGGCTCATCCAGGGCACGCCCTATGGCGATTATGTCGCCGCGCCGGACTGGCTTGCCGGCGCTGACGCCGCACACTTCCCGGCGGCACGGCAGCGCGCCTATGAACAGCTTTACGAGACGGGATATGCGGACAACCCGCCCTTCCTCGACACGATCGTCGTCGTTCCGCCCGGCTTCGGGCGCGAGGGCCGCACTGCCGAGATCTGGACCCGCTATCCGCTCGACGCGCCGTTCCGCCGCTTCCTCGAAGCCGCGGTCACCCGGGCGCTGCGCCTGGCGGCGATCCGGCAGACCGCGCCGGGCTTCGCCGATGTCGATGCCCTCGACCGCACCGCGGCGCTGACGGCGCACGAGCCCGCCGGCGCGCCGCGAAACGATTCGCTGGCCTCGATCGTGCCGGTCGCCCTCGCGATCATCCTGTTCGTCATCTCGGTGATGAACTCCTCCGTCCTGCTGCAGGGCGTGGTCGAGGAGAAATCCACCCGCATGATCGAGGTGCTGCTGTCCTGCGCCACGCCGCGCGAGATCACCACCGGCAAGCTGGTCGGCGTCATCGCGGTGGCGCTGACCACGCTCGTGATCTGGGCCCTGGTGCTGTTCGCGCTGATGGCGCTCGCCGACCGCGAGACGGTGGGATTGGTTTTCGCGTCGCTGAAGGCGGTGGCCTCGCTCGACACCTTGCCGCTGCTGCTGATCTTCTTCCTCTGCGGTCTTCTGATCTACGGCTCGCTGTTCCTCGCCATCGGCAGCATGGCGAACAGCCTGGCCGACGCGCAGTCTCTGCTGGGTCCGTCGATGCTGATCCTGATGCTGCCCAACCTGATGTTGAGCGGCGTGATCCGCGATCCCAATGGCGTGCTCGCCAGCACGCTGTCCTGGGTGCCGGTCTACACGCCGTTCTTCATGATGCTGCGCCTCGCCTCGCATCCGCCGGCCTGGCAGGTCTGGGGCACGACGGCGCTGGCGCTGGCGACGACGGCGCTGATGATCGTCTGGACCGGCCGCGTCTTCGCGCGCCACGTCCTGACAACCGAGCGGCCGCCGACACTGGGCGCGCTGGTGGGACGGTTGTTCGGAAGGCCCAGTTAGAGGCGCGTCAAGGGCGGAACAGCTCCAGCTTCGCCCATTGCAGCAGCAGGATGGTCTTGGCGTCGACGATCTCGCCGCCCGCGATCATCGCGTAGGCCGTGTCGAAGGGCAGTTCGAGCACCGCGATGTCCTCGCCTTCCTCGGCCAGCCCGCCGCCGGCGCCGGCGCGCGACGCCGGCGAATACTCCGCGACGAAGAAATGCAGCTTCTCCGTCACCGAGCCGGGGCTCATGAACGCCTCGAATATCTTGCGCGGATCGGAGACGCGATAGCCGGTCTCTTCCTCGGCTTCGTGGCGGATGCGGTCCTCCGGCGTCGCGTCGTCGAGCAGTCCCGCCGCCGCCTCGATCAGCGTGTCGCGATAGCCGTTCAGATAGGCCGGCATGCGGAATTGCCGCGTCAGCACCACGGTGCGCCGCGCCGGATCGTAGAGCAGGATCGTCGCGCCATTGCCGCGGTCATAGGCCTCGCGCGCGCTGCTCTGCCAGCTTCCGTCGCCGCGCCGCCACGCGAAGGTGATCTTGCGCAGCACGTACCAATTGTCGGAGAGGATCTCGGTCTTTTCGATCCGCACGCGATCGGAGATGTCGGTCACCAAACCCACCTTTCACCACGGCCCTTCAGCCGGCCATCCAGCAAGCGCGCGTCCGCGCGCGCAGCGAGTCTTGAGGCGCCATGGGTGGCCGGGTCAAGCCCGGCCATGGTGAAAGGAGGACGCTGGAGGGTGCGAAAGAAAAAGCCCCCGGAAAACCGCGCGGCTTTGGTCGTCGCGTCGCTTACCTATCCACCGAGAGGATCGCCCCGTCGTTGTGCATCTTGTGCAACGCCGCGACCTGAATGCTCATGACCTTGTCGCTGTAGAAGTCCGGGCTTTTCGCCCGTCCGTCGCGGACGGCGCTGGCGACGCCGCTCATCTTGTCGAAATAGGTCTTGGGCAGGCGGACATCCACCGCGCCGCCCGACACCCGCACGACTTCGAGGGTTGAGTACATGACGCTCGCCTCCGGGTTCGTGGTCAGCTTGGCGAGGTCGACCTCGTAGACGTCGTTGACTTCCGGCTGGCTGAGCCAAGCGTCTTCGCGATGGCTCTGCGCCGCGCCGGCAACCGAGACCATCGCGGCCAAAGCGGCGACGCCGCCCAGGCCCGCGGCCCAGCCCATCCGATCCATGAAGGGAATCGGCGATTTGGCGCCCTTCGGTACGACGTCGTGCTCGTCGATCCGCACGCCGTTGTTGCACACCGTGCAGACGCGGATGAAGTCCTTGTTGACCACCCAGCGGAACAGCCACCAGACGTGATAGACCTTGTAGATCACCATGTTGCGGAAGGTGCGTTGCTCGCGGCAGATGTCGCAATCGTGCACCGACGGCTCGCCGAAAATCCGCCGGCAAACCCGGCTGCCCCACGATATGAAAAACATGCACGCCCCCGTGTGCCGCGCGTCCCAATCGATGCGCGCAGCTTTGCCCCGCGCAACTTTAAGCGCCCCAGGCGCGATCCTTCAAGCCGTCCGCACTGGCGCCCGGGCAACAAAAAGCCGCCCGTCGCTGGGCGGCCTTTTCGAAATCTCGGTGCCGAAAACGACCGCGGCCTCAAGCTGCGAAGCGGCAGGCCGAAAACTACCGCGGCAGAAGCCCTTCGCGCTGCAGGCGCTTGCGCTGCAGCTTGCGATAGCGGCGGATCGCCTCGGCCCGCTCGCGGGCGCGCTTCTCGCTCGGCTTCTCGTAATGGCCGCGCAGCTTCATTTCGCGGAAGATGCCTTCACGCTGCATCTTCTTCTTCAGCGCCTTCAGCGCCTGGTCGATATTGTTGTCGCGAACGATGATCTGCAACTGGCTCTCCTTGGCCCAATTTTGGGAGGCGCGGGTGATACCAGACGGGCTCCGGCCTGTCCACCGCACTTGCGCGAAAATGACAGCATTCCTATATGTGCGAGACGGCTGCGGCGGCAAGGTCCGCCTGGGCCGGCGAAGCTGAAGAAGGGTACCCCCCTCCGAATATTAGGTTCAATTGGGCATATAAGGTAAGCCTCGGAAATCATGGCTATATTGAAAATCGCCAAGATGGGCCATCCGGTCCTCGCCCAGATCGCCCAGCCGGTCGCCAATCCCGGCGCGCCCGAAATCCGCCGCTTGGTGGCCGACATGATCGAGACCATGATCGACGCCAATGGCGCCGGCCTCGCCGCGCCCCAGGTCCATGTCCCGCTCCGCGTGGTGGTCTTCCAGGCGCCCGACGGCCGCAGCGATCCCGGTCTTTCGGAGGAGGAGCGTTTCGACCACACCGCGCCGCTCACCGTGCTGGTCAATCCGCAGATCGAGATCGTCGGCGCCGAGATCGAGGGCGGCTGGGAAGGCTGTCTGTCGGTACCCGGCCTGCGCGGCTTCGTGGAGCGGCCTTTCCATATCCGCTATCGCGGCTTCGATCTGGACGGAAAGCGCATCGAGCGCACCGCCAAGGGCTTCCACGCCCGCGTGGTGCAGCACGAATGCGACCATCTCGACGGCCGGCTCTATCCCGGCCGCATGGCCGATCTCGGCAAGCTCATCTTCGAGAGCGAAGCCAAACACTGGATGTCGCAATGACTTTTGCCGCCGCGGGGCCGATACTCGCAGCCGCCTCTTCGCCCTAAGGACGCCCATGGCGCCGCGCAAGAAATCCCCCGACGATACGGCGCGCAAGGCCGCGGTGCTCGATGCGGCGCTCGAGCACGCCGTGTTCGACGGCTTCACCGACAAGACCCTGGCGGTGGCGGGCAAGGAGGCCGGCGTGGCGAAGGACACGCTGGCGCGACTCTTTCCCGGCGGCGCGTCGAGCCTGGTCGAGGCCTTCTCGCAGGCCGCCGACGCGGAAATGGAAACGAGCCTCGCCGCGATGGACCTCAAAGCCATGAAGATCCGCGCCCGGATCGCCGCCGCGGTGATGGCCCGCATCACCGCGCTGCGCCCGCACAAGGAAGCCGCGCGCCGTGCCGCCGCCTTCCTGACGCTGCCGCCGCACGCCGCGCTCGGCGCCAGGCTCGTCTGGAACACGGCGGATGCGATGTGGCGCGCCGCCGGCGACACCGCGACCGATTTCAATTTCTACACCAAGCGGGGGATTCTCGCCGGCGTCTATGCCGCCACGATGATGCGCTGGTTCACCGACCAGAGCGCCGACGAAAGCGAGACCACGGCCTTCCTCGCCGAGCGGATCGAGAACGTGATGACCTTCGAGAAGGCCAAGGCTCAGGCGAAAACCGCCTTCGACCGCTTGCCGCCGCTCGCGGACGTGCTGGCCGCATTCAACGTGCGAAGAGGGTAAGAAGGCTGTCGCTGAACTTTTCCTCCCCCGTTGTTACGGGGGAGGAAAATCACAGCAGATGCTCCGCGATCTGCACCGCGTTCAGCGCCGCGCCCTTGAGCAACTGGTCGGCGGCGACGAACATCGCGATGGAATGGCCGCTGGGATCGCTCAGATCCTTGCGGATGCGGCCCACCAGCACGTCGCCCTGGCCCGACGCGTCGATCGGCATTGGGAAATAGTTCTTCGCGCGGTCGTCGACGATGCGCACGCCCGGCGCATCGGACAGGATCGCACGCACCTCGTCTTCGGTGATCGGGCTCTCGCACTCGAAGGTGATCGACTCGCTATGGGCGCGCAGCACCGGCACACGGATGCAGGTGACGCCGATCGCGATCCTGTCGTCCTCGAAGATCTTGCGGGTCTCCTGGATCACCTTGGTCTCTTCGTCGTTGTAGCCGGTCGCGGGATCGATCGCCGTGTTGTGGCTGAAGAGGTTGAAGGCATAGGGATGCGGCAGGACCTTCTGCGCGAAGGGCTTGCCGTCCAGATGGGCGCGGGTCGAATCCTCCAGCTCGCGCATCGCGGCGGCGCCCGCGCCGCTCGATGCCTGATAGGTGGACACGATCAGGCGCTTGATGCGATTCTTGCGGTGGATCGGCCAGAGCGGCACCAGCGCGGTGATCGCCGAGCAGTTCGGATTGGCGATGATGCCCTTGTGGTCCCCGATCCGCCGCGCATTGATTTCGGGGATCACCAGCGGCACGTCCGGATCCATGCGGAAGGCCGACGAGTTGTCGACCACGACCGCGCCGGCCTTCACCGCCACCGGCGCAAATGTCTTCGAGATCGATCCGCCGGCCGAGAACAGCGCGATGTCGACGCCGTCGAAGGACTGTGCGGTGAGCTCTTCGATGACGACGCGCTCGCCGCGGAAGTCGACGGTCTGGCCGGCGGAGCGCGCGCTCGCCAGCGCTTTCAGCGTACCGACCGGAAACTTGCGCGTGTCGAGGCAGGCGATGAATTCGGCGCCGACCGCGCCGGTCACGCCGACGATCGCTACGGTGGGATTGCTCTTCATGTCTTCGTCTCCAGGCAACAAAAAAGCCCCGGACCTTGTCGCGGGGCTTCGGATCGGGCGATGCGTTGGTTTCCTACGCGCGCGCGCTCTCCGAAGCCCGGCCGGGCTTCGTCGTGGTCGTCTTGCGCTTGAAAATCGTCAGCATCGCGGCGGACCCTATTGTCCGCTCAGGGCTTCGTCAACGGCCCGAGCGTGGTGAAGTGTCCCATCTTGCGTCCCGGCCGCGCCTCGCCCTTGCCGTAGAGATGCAGCGCGCCCGGCCGTGCCGCATAGGTCTGCCAGTCGAGCGCTTCGGTGCCGAGGATGTTCTCCATCACCGCGTCGGCATGGCGCGTGGGATCACCCAGCGGCCAGCCGGCGACGGCGCGGATATGCTGCTCGAACTGGCTGACGGCGCAGGCTTCCAGCGTCCAGTGTCCCGAATTGTGCACCCGCGGCGCGATCTCGTTCACCACCAGCGCGCCATCCGCCATCACGAACAGCTCGACGGCGAACACGCCGACATAGCCGAGCGCGTCGCCGATCTTGCGCGCGATCGCTTTCGCCGCATCGCATTGCGCCGCTGTCAGCCGCCCCGGCACGGTCGAACGCCGGAGGATGTGATGCTCATGCGCGTTCTCCGGCGGATCGTAGGCCGCGAAGGCGCCGTCCTGGCCGCGCGCCGCGATCACCGAGGCTTCGAACACGAAATCGACGAAGCTTTCCAGGATCGCCGGCGCGCCTTTGAAGCGGGTGAAGGCCTCCGCCGCCTCGGCGGCGCTCGCCGGCTTGGCCTGGCCCTTGCCGTCATAGCCCAGGCGCCGGGTCTTGAGGATCGCGCGGCGGCCGAAGGCCTCGAACAGGGCCGCCGCGTCCGCCGCCGAATCCACCGCGGCGAAGCGCGGCGTCGTCAGCCCGAGCGACTGGACGAACGTCTTCTCGTCGAAGCGGTCCTGGGTGCGGCGCAGGGCTTGTGCCGAAGGGTGGACCGGCTTCAGCCGTGCGAGCTGCGCCACGGTCTCGGCCGGGACGTTCTCGAATTCGAGCGTGATCGCATCGCAGCCTTGCGCAAAGGCGGTGAGCGCCGCCGCATCGTCGAACTTCGCAACGGTGTGCGCGTCGGCGACCTGCGACGCGGCCGATCCGGGATCGTCGCAGAAGATATGCGCCCTCAACCCCAGCCTTGCGGCGGCGAGCGCCAGCATGCGGCCGAGCTGTCCGCCGCCGAGAATCCCGATCGTGCCGCCCGGCGCCACGGGCGCGGCCAAGGTCCGCATCTCGCTCATTTGTCGGACGGCGCTTCCGCGACCGAGTCGGTCTGCCGGGCGCGCCACGCCGCCAGCCGCCGCGCCAGCGCCTTGTCCGACAGGGCGAGGATCGCCGCCGCATGCAGCGCCGCGTTCTTGGCGCCGCTCTCGCCGATGGCGAAGGTCGCGACCGGAACGCCGCCAGGCATCTGCACGATGGAGAGCAGGCTATCCATGCCCTTGAGCGCCTTGGACTCCACCGGCACGCCGAGCACGGGCAGAGTGGTGAAGGACGCCGTCATGCCCGGCAGATGCGCCGCGCCGCCGGCGCCCGCGATGAGGACCTTCAGCCCGCGCCCCGCCGCCGCCTTGGCATAGTCGCGCATCCGGTCGGGCGTGCG
The nucleotide sequence above comes from Rhizomicrobium sp.. Encoded proteins:
- a CDS encoding glucose 1-dehydrogenase — protein: MSKLKGRIAVVTGASKGIGAAIARSLAAEGAAVVVNYASSREGADKVVAEILAKGGKAAAVQGDVAKSADVKRLFAETRKTFGAPDILVNNAGVFSFFPLEDVSEEEFHRQFNINVLGTLLATQEAVKHFNGNGGSIINIGSVVSQSPPPGSIVYSATKGAVDTLTRALALELAPRKIRVNVIAPGGVETEGSIAVGMVGSDFEKRIVAGTPLGRLGQPDDIARVAVFLASEDSQWLTGERISASGGFH
- a CDS encoding NUDIX domain-containing protein, coding for MTDISDRVRIEKTEILSDNWYVLRKITFAWRRGDGSWQSSAREAYDRGNGATILLYDPARRTVVLTRQFRMPAYLNGYRDTLIEAAAGLLDDATPEDRIRHEAEEETGYRVSDPRKIFEAFMSPGSVTEKLHFFVAEYSPASRAGAGGGLAEEGEDIAVLELPFDTAYAMIAGGEIVDAKTILLLQWAKLELFRP
- a CDS encoding COQ9 family protein, encoding MAPRKKSPDDTARKAAVLDAALEHAVFDGFTDKTLAVAGKEAGVAKDTLARLFPGGASSLVEAFSQAADAEMETSLAAMDLKAMKIRARIAAAVMARITALRPHKEAARRAAAFLTLPPHAALGARLVWNTADAMWRAAGDTATDFNFYTKRGILAGVYAATMMRWFTDQSADESETTAFLAERIENVMTFEKAKAQAKTAFDRLPPLADVLAAFNVRRG
- the dmeF gene encoding CDF family Co(II)/Ni(II) efflux transporter DmeF; this encodes MAIPGHDAHEHGIWTHDHVFLGAGHARAESRARLATLVTAVFMVVEIVAGLGFGSMALLADGFHMATHVGALGLAAGAYWLARRHAKDTRFTFGSGKFGDLAAFTSAIVLGLIAVAVAVESMQRLLAPVAVNYRDALAIATLGLVVNIVSAFILKDSHRHDHGHAHDGHDHQHAAHGHADHNMRAAYVHVLADAATSVLAIAALAAGLFFGIAYLDPLVGVIGAGVIASWAYGLIRDSALVLLDAEDNPRLAGDIRGYLERAAGTRVCDLHLWRLGPGHRGLIVSLVSPAITDAEAVKAGLRQHFPDLSHVTVEVAICADCGTP
- the rpsU gene encoding 30S ribosomal protein S21, with translation MQIIVRDNNIDQALKALKKKMQREGIFREMKLRGHYEKPSEKRARERAEAIRRYRKLQRKRLQREGLLPR
- a CDS encoding aspartate-semialdehyde dehydrogenase, translated to MKSNPTVAIVGVTGAVGAEFIACLDTRKFPVGTLKALASARSAGQTVDFRGERVVIEELTAQSFDGVDIALFSAGGSISKTFAPVAVKAGAVVVDNSSAFRMDPDVPLVIPEINARRIGDHKGIIANPNCSAITALVPLWPIHRKNRIKRLIVSTYQASSGAGAAAMRELEDSTRAHLDGKPFAQKVLPHPYAFNLFSHNTAIDPATGYNDEETKVIQETRKIFEDDRIAIGVTCIRVPVLRAHSESITFECESPITEDEVRAILSDAPGVRIVDDRAKNYFPMPIDASGQGDVLVGRIRKDLSDPSGHSIAMFVAADQLLKGAALNAVQIAEHLL
- the purE gene encoding 5-(carboxyamino)imidazole ribonucleotide mutase, encoding MPANPKPLVGLIMGSQSDWPTLKPASELLDSLGVAHEARIVSAHRTPDRMRDYAKAAAGRGLKVLIAGAGGAAHLPGMTASFTTLPVLGVPVESKALKGMDSLLSIVQMPGGVPVATFAIGESGAKNAALHAAAILALSDKALARRLAAWRARQTDSVAEAPSDK
- a CDS encoding 5-(carboxyamino)imidazole ribonucleotide synthase, producing the protein MSEMRTLAAPVAPGGTIGILGGGQLGRMLALAAARLGLRAHIFCDDPGSAASQVADAHTVAKFDDAAALTAFAQGCDAITLEFENVPAETVAQLARLKPVHPSAQALRRTQDRFDEKTFVQSLGLTTPRFAAVDSAADAAALFEAFGRRAILKTRRLGYDGKGQAKPASAAEAAEAFTRFKGAPAILESFVDFVFEASVIAARGQDGAFAAYDPPENAHEHHILRRSTVPGRLTAAQCDAAKAIARKIGDALGYVGVFAVELFVMADGALVVNEIAPRVHNSGHWTLEACAVSQFEQHIRAVAGWPLGDPTRHADAVMENILGTEALDWQTYAARPGALHLYGKGEARPGRKMGHFTTLGPLTKP
- the def gene encoding peptide deformylase gives rise to the protein MAILKIAKMGHPVLAQIAQPVANPGAPEIRRLVADMIETMIDANGAGLAAPQVHVPLRVVVFQAPDGRSDPGLSEEERFDHTAPLTVLVNPQIEIVGAEIEGGWEGCLSVPGLRGFVERPFHIRYRGFDLDGKRIERTAKGFHARVVQHECDHLDGRLYPGRMADLGKLIFESEAKHWMSQ
- a CDS encoding helix-turn-helix domain-containing protein; this encodes MAKEIKLTDKDIARIARALAEPRRYQLLREIGASKTPMQCSVLRDCHQITAATLSHHLKELEIAGLVESTRDGKFMNLTLRRDVLDAYLSHLGKI
- a CDS encoding ABC transporter permease, coding for MRHAFLIARQEFIKYVTRRGFLLSILMFPLWIMIVIFIPKWTGGSGPKEEPVAHHYFTVVDRTGGAARDAILAPLTRGGRLIQGTPYGDYVAAPDWLAGADAAHFPAARQRAYEQLYETGYADNPPFLDTIVVVPPGFGREGRTAEIWTRYPLDAPFRRFLEAAVTRALRLAAIRQTAPGFADVDALDRTAALTAHEPAGAPRNDSLASIVPVALAIILFVISVMNSSVLLQGVVEEKSTRMIEVLLSCATPREITTGKLVGVIAVALTTLVIWALVLFALMALADRETVGLVFASLKAVASLDTLPLLLIFFLCGLLIYGSLFLAIGSMANSLADAQSLLGPSMLILMLPNLMLSGVIRDPNGVLASTLSWVPVYTPFFMMLRLASHPPAWQVWGTTALALATTALMIVWTGRVFARHVLTTERPPTLGALVGRLFGRPS
- a CDS encoding ATP-binding cassette domain-containing protein, translating into MPDTIVELSHVTKRFGDFTAVDDLSFALGRGSILGFLGPNGAGKTTTLRMMLGIMPPDTGEIRVLGRSIGAVRDRIGYLPEERGLYRRMRADAAIAYIATLKGLNRTDALARARTLLDGFGLGAFARVRIEGLSKGMAQKVQILAAIAHDPEFVILDEPFSGLDPVNQSELETFIRDLAGQGKTILFSTHTMQHAERLCDRIIVLAKGRKRFEGSLDAARNLLPRRARLAADADLGFVASLPGVAHASPPAPGQPWWIVDLKEGEAGRGLLAACFERGVPLTHFDVAPPGLHDVFVSLVGGQADAA